In Sylvia atricapilla isolate bSylAtr1 chromosome 25, bSylAtr1.pri, whole genome shotgun sequence, a genomic segment contains:
- the TIMM17A gene encoding mitochondrial import inner membrane translocase subunit Tim17-A isoform X1 — translation MEEYAREPCPWRIVDDCGGAFTMGAIGGGIFQAIKGFRNSPVGVNHRLRGSLTAIKTRAPQLGGSFAVWGGLFSMIDCSMVRMRGKEDPWNSITSGALTGAILAARNGPVAMVGSAAMGGILLALIEGAGILLTRFASTQFPNGPQLSEDPSQLQPPPFSDYRQYQ, via the exons tccCTGGAGGATAGTGGATGACTGTGGTGGGGCCTTCACCATGGGGGCCATAGGAGGGGGCATTTTCCAGGCTATCAAAGGCTTCCGAAATTCCCCAGTG GGTGTAAATCACCGGCTGCGGGGCAGTTTGACAGCCATTAAAACCAGAGCTCCACAGCTAGGAG GGAGCTTTGCTGTCTGGGGAGGTCTCTTCTCCATGATTGACTGCAGTATGGTCAGaatgagaggaaaggaagatCCCTGGAATTCCATCACGAGCGGAGCCCTGACTGGAGCCATTTTAGCTGCAAGAA ATGGCCCTGTTGCCATGGTCGGATCTGCTGCAATGGGAGGAATTCTCCTGGCCCTGATCGAAGGAGCTGGAATTCTGCTGACAAGATTTGCCTCCACACAGTTCCCAAACG GCCCACAGTTGTCAGAGgatccatcccagctccagccacctCCGTTCAGTGACTACCGACAGTACCAGTGA
- the TIMM17A gene encoding mitochondrial import inner membrane translocase subunit Tim17-A isoform X2: MGAIGGGIFQAIKGFRNSPVGVNHRLRGSLTAIKTRAPQLGGSFAVWGGLFSMIDCSMVRMRGKEDPWNSITSGALTGAILAARNGPVAMVGSAAMGGILLALIEGAGILLTRFASTQFPNGPQLSEDPSQLQPPPFSDYRQYQ, from the exons ATGGGGGCCATAGGAGGGGGCATTTTCCAGGCTATCAAAGGCTTCCGAAATTCCCCAGTG GGTGTAAATCACCGGCTGCGGGGCAGTTTGACAGCCATTAAAACCAGAGCTCCACAGCTAGGAG GGAGCTTTGCTGTCTGGGGAGGTCTCTTCTCCATGATTGACTGCAGTATGGTCAGaatgagaggaaaggaagatCCCTGGAATTCCATCACGAGCGGAGCCCTGACTGGAGCCATTTTAGCTGCAAGAA ATGGCCCTGTTGCCATGGTCGGATCTGCTGCAATGGGAGGAATTCTCCTGGCCCTGATCGAAGGAGCTGGAATTCTGCTGACAAGATTTGCCTCCACACAGTTCCCAAACG GCCCACAGTTGTCAGAGgatccatcccagctccagccacctCCGTTCAGTGACTACCGACAGTACCAGTGA